A genomic window from Methanobrevibacter sp. TLL-48-HuF1 includes:
- a CDS encoding DUF4258 domain-containing protein encodes MDIFDEYIVGNLSNINWCFENTHFVQRLDDNGISREYIVDTILNEEPLRYEPSGNHQYEVIFPAPKTKKYSEIKVVFACDNNTINLVTVMPNATTNRQQNTYKSRDYKSLEKKKQKAYSKRKKLY; translated from the coding sequence ATGGATATTTTTGACGAATATATTGTTGGAAACCTCAGCAACATTAACTGGTGCTTTGAAAACACTCATTTTGTTCAAAGGCTTGATGACAACGGAATCTCAAGAGAGTATATTGTAGACACCATATTAAATGAAGAGCCTTTAAGATATGAACCTAGCGGAAATCACCAGTATGAAGTTATTTTTCCGGCTCCGAAAACTAAGAAATACTCTGAAATCAAGGTTGTTTTTGCCTGTGACAACAACACAATAAATTTGGTAACGGTAATGCCCAATGCCACTACAAACAGACAGCAGAACACCTACAAGTCCAGAGATTATAAAAGTCTGGAAAAAAAGAAACAGAAAGCCTATTCCAAAAGAAAGAAACTTTATTAA
- a CDS encoding sodium-dependent transporter, which yields MNQNNKSQWNSSFAFLMSMIGAAVGLGNIWRFSYVLYSNGGGSFFIPYFVAIGLLGIPFLILEYGLGFKFKTSFSNLLHKIRPRFEVIGWILGLLAFGVVTYYMVILAWDIVYLGASPFLAWGADPAGFFSNYVGGDSTISDWSHLILPTVAGLVIVWVMIWFISKKELNSGIGKVSKVLIPLLFVIMAAIVVFSLTLPGHNLGIETLLTPDWSVLFDVNIWLAAFSQIIFSLSLGMAIALTYASYLPEDSNLINNVLIVVSSNSGFEIFTAFGVFSILGFMSVTSGVPIESLIRQGTGLVFIVFPTIFNTMGIAGKILGPLFFLAILFAGITSALGFLEPLLNSVCDKFGFTRKKSASILCGVGFVISMFFTCGISSYLVEIVDGFLNQFGILFLIALQCIIFGWILGIGDLIEVVNKNSIVHVGKLWVAIIKYILPCVIFIVWTFGIIDLIKTGGFLELTVDVIITLSILIVSVMLTKFEDYK from the coding sequence ATGAATCAAAACAATAAAAGCCAGTGGAACTCTTCTTTTGCATTTTTAATGTCAATGATAGGTGCTGCTGTTGGATTAGGTAATATATGGCGTTTCAGCTATGTACTGTACTCCAATGGTGGAGGATCCTTTTTCATTCCCTATTTTGTAGCTATCGGGCTTCTGGGAATTCCATTTCTTATTTTGGAATATGGTTTGGGGTTCAAATTCAAAACATCCTTTTCAAATCTGCTCCACAAAATAAGACCGAGGTTTGAAGTAATAGGGTGGATTTTAGGTCTTCTTGCATTTGGTGTTGTAACATATTATATGGTTATTCTTGCATGGGATATAGTTTATCTTGGAGCAAGTCCGTTTCTGGCATGGGGAGCTGATCCTGCAGGATTTTTCTCAAATTATGTTGGTGGGGACTCTACAATTTCTGACTGGTCCCATTTGATACTTCCGACAGTAGCGGGACTGGTTATTGTATGGGTAATGATATGGTTTATTTCAAAAAAAGAGCTGAACTCAGGAATAGGCAAAGTATCCAAAGTGCTGATTCCATTATTGTTTGTTATAATGGCAGCTATTGTAGTGTTTTCCCTGACATTGCCGGGTCATAATCTGGGAATTGAAACACTGCTGACTCCGGACTGGTCAGTGCTTTTTGATGTAAACATATGGCTTGCTGCATTTTCACAGATTATATTTTCATTAAGTTTGGGAATGGCTATTGCACTTACATATGCAAGTTATTTGCCTGAAGATTCAAATTTAATCAATAATGTGCTGATTGTAGTTAGTTCAAATTCAGGATTTGAAATATTCACTGCATTTGGAGTCTTTTCCATATTGGGTTTCATGTCAGTAACATCAGGTGTTCCGATTGAAAGCCTAATCAGACAGGGTACAGGTCTTGTATTTATTGTATTTCCGACAATCTTCAATACAATGGGTATAGCAGGTAAGATATTGGGACCTCTGTTTTTCCTGGCTATATTATTTGCAGGAATAACTTCTGCTCTGGGATTTTTGGAGCCGTTACTTAATTCTGTATGTGATAAGTTTGGATTTACCCGTAAAAAATCAGCCAGTATATTATGTGGTGTCGGATTTGTGATTTCAATGTTTTTCACATGCGGAATCTCCAGCTATCTTGTTGAAATAGTGGACGGATTTTTGAACCAGTTCGGAATATTGTTTTTAATCGCATTGCAGTGTATTATATTTGGATGGATTTTAGGAATTGGTGATTTAATTGAAGTTGTAAACAAGAATTCTATAGTGCATGTTGGAAAACTATGGGTTGCAATTATTAAATATATACTGCCATGTGTAATTTTCATAGTTTGGACATTCGGAATTATTGATCTGATTAAAACAGGAGGATTTCTGGAACTGACTGTTGATGTAATCATTACTCTCAGTATTTTAATAGTCAGTGTTATGCTGACAAAATTCGAAGATTATAAATAA
- a CDS encoding CapA family protein, with protein sequence MKLKKITLILIVILAVLTLIAGAVTFTSNNSIIETPKGNASVVVTGDVMFARNMAGVLSLDESPFRHVENVTGSADLLLINFENAATTSGYAVKGDVPLKCDPSYVPLAKANNNTVAALANNHLFDYGTDGMKDTLKSLDDAGITHIGAGNNESQARQTASSDINGRNITIINYMDSNNFKEYSTDVMPQANGSNPGYSAYDSDVAKHQIQDAKANGSDVVIVYFHFGNEYSRSPNPDHEKMAHEVIDYGADAVLGSHPHVTQGIEMYKGKPIFYSLGNFIFDMSNSATHIAYIVKMDFVNDTGECTVYPVIISGYLPYFMGPDEGTSLLNSLSPQCDDLEITPEGTGKLYFNLTDDNYESKQ encoded by the coding sequence ATGAAGCTTAAAAAAATAACATTGATTTTAATTGTTATTTTGGCAGTGTTGACTTTGATAGCTGGTGCAGTCACATTTACCAGCAACAATTCGATAATAGAAACACCTAAGGGAAATGCTTCTGTTGTTGTAACTGGTGATGTGATGTTTGCACGTAATATGGCTGGAGTATTAAGTTTGGATGAAAGTCCTTTCAGACATGTGGAAAATGTAACCGGAAGTGCAGATTTATTATTAATCAATTTTGAAAATGCTGCAACAACTTCAGGGTATGCTGTAAAAGGGGATGTTCCGCTTAAATGCGATCCTTCCTATGTTCCATTAGCTAAGGCTAACAACAATACAGTTGCAGCACTGGCTAACAACCATTTATTTGATTACGGCACTGACGGTATGAAAGATACCTTAAAGTCTTTGGATGATGCAGGCATCACTCATATCGGTGCAGGAAATAATGAATCTCAGGCTCGCCAAACTGCAAGCAGTGATATAAATGGGAGAAATATTACTATAATCAATTATATGGATTCAAACAACTTTAAAGAATATAGTACTGATGTAATGCCTCAGGCTAACGGTTCTAATCCCGGTTATTCTGCATATGACAGTGATGTTGCAAAACATCAAATTCAGGATGCAAAGGCAAATGGTTCAGATGTTGTAATTGTTTATTTCCACTTTGGAAATGAATACTCCCGTTCACCAAATCCTGATCATGAAAAGATGGCTCATGAAGTAATAGATTATGGTGCAGATGCTGTTTTAGGTTCACATCCTCATGTAACACAGGGAATTGAAATGTATAAAGGCAAGCCTATATTCTACAGTCTGGGAAACTTCATATTTGACATGTCAAATTCAGCAACTCACATTGCATATATAGTCAAAATGGACTTTGTCAATGATACTGGAGAGTGTACAGTTTATCCTGTGATTATTTCAGGATACCTGCCTTACTTTATGGGACCTGATGAGGGAACCAGTTTACTTAATTCATTGTCTCCTCAATGTGATGATTTGGAAATAACACCGGAAGGTACCGGTAAATTGTATTTTAATTTAACTGATGATAATTATGAATCAAAACAATAA